A single Pieris rapae chromosome 2, ilPieRapa1.1, whole genome shotgun sequence DNA region contains:
- the LOC110991869 gene encoding ubiquitin-like protein 5 translates to MLEVTCNDRLGKKVRVKCNPDDTVGDLKKLIAAQTGTRYDKIVLKKWYTVFKDHIRLSDYEIHDGMNLELYYQ, encoded by the exons ATGCTGGAAGTAACATGTAACGACCGATTAGGAAAGAAAGTCCGTGTAAAGTGTAATCCTGATGATACTGTTGGAGACCTTAAAAAGTTAATAGCGGCACAAACAGGTACCAGGTATGATAAAATTGTCCTGAAGAAATGGTACACTGTGTTCAAAGACCATATCAGACTCTCAGATT ATGAAATTCACGATGGAATGAATTTGGAGCTGTATTATCAATAG
- the LOC110991800 gene encoding surfeit locus protein 4 homolog has protein sequence MLIPNEYVSTAEDIADQVIRKGKHILPTVARLCLISTFLEDGLRMWFQWSEQRDYMDMSWGCGKFLATMFVIINLFGQLGGCVMVLGRWKVDIACGVLFFIVVLQTFAYSILWDMQFLLRNLALIGALLLVVAEARAEGRSLFAGVPSLGENKPKSYLQLAGRILLAFMFITLLRFEISFLQIVQDLLGSILMILVTVGYRTKLSALMLVLVLSVLNLYHNAWWAVPSYKPLRDFLKYDFFQTLSVIGGLLMIVYLGPGGVSMDEHKKKW, from the exons ATGCTGATTCCTAATGAATATGTGTCTACCGCTGAAGACATCGCCGACCAG gtaaTAAGAAAGGGCAAACATATTCTACCGACAGTAGCACGACTATGTCTCATTTCCACATTCCTTGAAGATGGTCTTCGGATGTGGTTCCAATGGTCAGAACAAAGAGATTACATGGACATGTCATGGGGCTGTGGGAAATTTCTGGCAACTATGTTTGTT ataataaatcttttcGGTCAGCTGGGTGGATGTGTCATGGTATTGGGAAGATGGAAGGTTGACATCGCATGTGGAGTACTTTTCTTTATTGTTGTGTTACAG ACATTCGCATACAGCATATTATGGGATATGCAATTTCTACTACGAAACTTAGCCCTCATTGGAGCCCTGTTACTAGTTGTAGCAGAGGCTCGCGCAGAGGGACGAAGCCTCTTCGCTGGCGTACCTTCCCTTGGTGAAAACAAGCCGAAGTCGTACCTGCAATTAGCTGGAAGGATCCTGTTGGCCTTCATGTTTATCACCTTGTTAAGATTCGAAATCTCATTCTTACAG ATCGTACAAGACTTGCTGGGAAGTATTCTCATGATTCTCGTGACGGTCGGATACCGCACTAAACTGTCTGCTCTAATGTTGGTGCTGGTACTCTCAGTGCTTAATCTGTACCACAACGCGTGGTGGGCTGTACCCAGTTATAAACCACTCAGAGACTTCCTTAAATATGACTTTTTCCAG acaCTGTCAGTGATTGGTGGTCTTCTAATGATTGTGTACCTCGGGCCCGGTGGCGTGAGTATGGATGAACACAAGAAGAAGTGGTAG
- the LOC110991799 gene encoding iron-sulfur protein NUBPL isoform X1 encodes MKLQRVLPRIHVYLSNLNTSTPLYYTTRLQHDKINVNEHRAKIMARGLPEKKPLPGVKKIILVASGKGGVGKTTTAVNLACAMKVIEPHKEIGLLDADVFGPSVPIMMNISGEPMLNDNHLIEPLINYGVKCMSMGLLVAGENAVVWRGLMVMQALERLTRHVAWGPLDCLVVDTPPGTGDTHLSLAQNLPIDGAIVVTTPQSAALQVTKRGVNMFEKLKVPIIGLVENMSHAICKNCGTRNFIFGNETKQSADQMGLEIIESFEVDPDMSECINSGKPAIYALPDSIHAEKYRQLANKVFKYLSSKDQKEAIAK; translated from the exons ATGAAGCTGCAAAGAGTTCTACCCCGaatacatgtttatttatctaatttaaatact agcACACCGTTATACTATACAACCAGACTTCAAcatgataaaattaatgttaacgAACATAGAGCTAAAATTATGGCTCGAGGCTTACCAGAAAAGAAACCATTACcaggtgtaaaaaaaattattcttgtTGCATCAGGTAAAGGTGGAGTGGGGAAAACTACTACAGCTG tTAACCTTGCCTGTGCAATGAAAGTTATAGAGCCCCATAAAGAGATAGGTTTACTAGATGCAGATGTGTTTGGTCCATCTGTGCCTATTATGATGAATATAAGTGGAGAACCTATGCTTAATGACAATCACCTGATAGAACCTCTTATAAATTATGGTGTTAAATG CATGTCAATGGGTTTGCTAGTAGCTGGCGAAAACGCAGTGGTCTGGCGTGGTCTGATGGTGATGCAAGCTTTGGAAAGACTAACCAGGCATGTTGCTTGGGGGCCACTTGATTGTCTAGTTGTGGATACACCTCCTGGCACTGGAGACACACATTTATCACTTGCACAAAACTTGCCTATTGatg GGGCTATAGTGGTAACAACTCCCCAATCAGCAGCACTGCAAGTTACTAAGCGAGGTGTTAACATGTTTGAAAAACTCAAAGTTCCCATCATTGGCCTTGTAGAAAACATGTCTCATGCTATTTGCAAGAATTGTGGTACAAGGAATTTCATTTTTGGAAATGAGACTAAACAGTCGGCTGATCAAATGGGTTTAGAAATTATAGAAAGCTTTGAGGTTGACCCTGATATGTCAGAATGTATAAACAGTGGCAAACCAGCAATATATGCCCTGCCTGATAGTATACATGCAGAAAAATATCGTCAGTTAGCAAATAAGGTGTTTAAGTATCTATCAAGTAAGGATCAAAAAGAAGCTATTGCCAAGTAA
- the LOC110991799 gene encoding iron-sulfur protein NUBPL isoform X2 codes for MARGLPEKKPLPGVKKIILVASGKGGVGKTTTAVNLACAMKVIEPHKEIGLLDADVFGPSVPIMMNISGEPMLNDNHLIEPLINYGVKCMSMGLLVAGENAVVWRGLMVMQALERLTRHVAWGPLDCLVVDTPPGTGDTHLSLAQNLPIDGAIVVTTPQSAALQVTKRGVNMFEKLKVPIIGLVENMSHAICKNCGTRNFIFGNETKQSADQMGLEIIESFEVDPDMSECINSGKPAIYALPDSIHAEKYRQLANKVFKYLSSKDQKEAIAK; via the exons ATGGCTCGAGGCTTACCAGAAAAGAAACCATTACcaggtgtaaaaaaaattattcttgtTGCATCAGGTAAAGGTGGAGTGGGGAAAACTACTACAGCTG tTAACCTTGCCTGTGCAATGAAAGTTATAGAGCCCCATAAAGAGATAGGTTTACTAGATGCAGATGTGTTTGGTCCATCTGTGCCTATTATGATGAATATAAGTGGAGAACCTATGCTTAATGACAATCACCTGATAGAACCTCTTATAAATTATGGTGTTAAATG CATGTCAATGGGTTTGCTAGTAGCTGGCGAAAACGCAGTGGTCTGGCGTGGTCTGATGGTGATGCAAGCTTTGGAAAGACTAACCAGGCATGTTGCTTGGGGGCCACTTGATTGTCTAGTTGTGGATACACCTCCTGGCACTGGAGACACACATTTATCACTTGCACAAAACTTGCCTATTGatg GGGCTATAGTGGTAACAACTCCCCAATCAGCAGCACTGCAAGTTACTAAGCGAGGTGTTAACATGTTTGAAAAACTCAAAGTTCCCATCATTGGCCTTGTAGAAAACATGTCTCATGCTATTTGCAAGAATTGTGGTACAAGGAATTTCATTTTTGGAAATGAGACTAAACAGTCGGCTGATCAAATGGGTTTAGAAATTATAGAAAGCTTTGAGGTTGACCCTGATATGTCAGAATGTATAAACAGTGGCAAACCAGCAATATATGCCCTGCCTGATAGTATACATGCAGAAAAATATCGTCAGTTAGCAAATAAGGTGTTTAAGTATCTATCAAGTAAGGATCAAAAAGAAGCTATTGCCAAGTAA
- the LOC110991825 gene encoding uncharacterized protein LOC110991825, which yields MAICLRTFSYKVLPINGIASTKNHSNRLSRKIPIRTQFLEDFLNKRRISSYQLAPRSTVDNNIDEIYVHEHALSNKTKQKIYLTLNGTSDGIRRNYDNLNAVQNLSELGVRSVEIKSDDYVEPRRPHYNLNSLPSINMNYIDFTKYNEEIEPTCLSDFERDAIAFCQGPVTPSLANQSPAEEGKPSEEQLMKVFHVLSNNMPELFFKPIDYSIYHPNLVFVNNIRGVTTVGLIHYVKQVALLRTIGHIKFAYVKLDVMKITAHPEDSTIKMRWRIKGISGLKVFFMFWKYKLWNMKEVFQDQEMWYDGFSTFYVGSDGLIHKHIADKVMPDQDTIIDDEEKAPIAAKLALLVGLIPRNYLSDVTPYFTTSVGTADISPLPYKTLE from the exons ATGGCGATTTGCTTGCGcacattttcatataaagtaCTACCAATCAATGGTATTGCTTCGACTAAAAATCATTCCAACCGATTGTCCCGAAAAATCCCTATTCGGACACAATTTTTGGAAGAT TTCCTGAATAAACGACGTATTTCTAGCTACCAGCTTGCACCTAGAAGTACTGTTGACAATAATATTGACGAAATTTATGTTCATGAACATGCTTTATCTAATAAAACGAAGCAGAAAATTTACCTAACCTTAAATGGAACAAGTGATGGTATTAGACGGaattatgacaatttaaaTGCTGTTCAAAATTTAAGTGAACTTGGTGTAAGATCAGTAGAGATTAAGAGTGATGATTATGTGGAACCAAGGAGGCCACATTACAATTTGAATAGTTTGCCAtctattaatatgaattatatagattttacaaaatataatgag GAGATAGAACCAACATGTCTTTCTGACTTTGAGAGGGATGCCATAGCTTTCTGTCAAGGGCCTGTTACACCATCACTGGCAAACCAGAGCCCTGCTGAAGAAGGCAAGCCTAGTGAAGAGCAATTGATGAAAGTATTTCATGTGCTGtcaaataat atgCCAGAATTGTTCTTCAAACCTATAGACTACTCTATTTATCATCCTAACttagtttttgtaaacaatattaGGGGTGTTACAACAGT AGGTTTAATACACTATGTTAAGCAAGTGGCCCTACTGAGAACCATAGGACATATTAAGTTTGCATATGTAAAACTTGATGTTATGAAAATTACAGCACATCCAGAAGATTCTACTATtaa aatgAGATGGCGTATAAAAGGCATTTCTGGTCTAAAAGTATTCTTTATGTTTTGGAAATACAAACTGTGGAATATGAAAGAAGTTTTCCAGGACCAGGAAAT GTGGTATGACGGTTTTTCAACTTTCTATGTTGGCTCAGATGGACTCATTCACAAACATATTGCAGATAAA GTAATGCCTGACCAGGATACCATAATAGATGATGAAGAGAAAGCACCAATTGCTGCCAAACTAGCTCTTCTTGTAGGGCTTATTCCCCGTAATTACCTCTCTGATGTCACACCATATTTCACTACTTCTGTAGGAACAGCTGACATATCACCATTGCCCTATAAAACTTTAGAATAA
- the LOC110991837 gene encoding uncharacterized protein LOC110991837 isoform X2 gives MSKVLSALGGALPDERPLLSLQIVESVAKCPTGYWPVSRTYDEDADAGLQRQTGLFGKKPSHYICLSKSEGVPGYVMDGVVVVGEREATPAGYSVAGRAGKRRLCTRVSRVVSAPHPAPTVTDVIVCSRMRSAPQGFLLAGEINGKVVCYKVSGGSGETSPTHHAEYENVISNNTPEANRRLRQVPERPPKLSPLVSDLNNLNLKSPSTYPKIEEFTSDHDYEALSPSYNIKPVRPAPRPPNKSPIPHGSPGPLSPGPHGRKKGPAPLPKASNYQTLGGYNGLEGVPFVLNSKLRGLPSDALNQFPVIKKRSRFDLDRDYSYAFTVERQT, from the exons ATGTCAAAAGTGCTGTCTGCATTGGGCGGTGCCCTCCCCGATGAGAGACCTTTACTCTCCCTTCAAATTGTTGAAAGTGTCGCTAAGTGTCCAACAGGATACTGGCCAGTCAGCCGGACGTATGATGAGGATGCCGACGCTGGCCTTCAGCGCCAGACAGGCTTATTTGGAAAGAAGCCGAGTCATTATATATGCTTATCTAAATCAGAag GTGTACCTGGGTACGTAATGGATGGGGTGGTAGTAGTGGGTGAGAGAGAAGCGACTCCGGCCGGGTACAGTGTAGCAGGGCGCGCCGGGAAGCGGCGATTATGCACCCGAGTGTCCAGAGTGGTCTCTGCGCCGCATCCAGCTCCAACTGTGACTGATGTTATTGTTTGTTCGAGGATGCGGTCGGCACCACAGGGGTTTTTACTTGCCGG CGAAATAAATGGCAAAGTAGTGTGCTATAAGGTTAGCGGGGGGAGTGGCGAGACATCGCCCACGCATCATGCGGAATATGAAAATGTCATTTCTAATAACACGCCCGAAGCTAACAGGAG GTTACGACAAGTCCCCGAACGCCCACCAAAGCTATCACCACTCGTGTCAGACCTCAACAATTTGAATCTGAAATCTCCTTCAACGTACCCAAAAATCGAGGAGTTCACAAGCGATCACGATTATGAAGCCCTAAGTCCGTCATATAACATCAAACCAGTGAGACCAGCGCCTCGGCCTCCGAATAAGTCTCCGATCCCCCACGGGAGCCCTGGGCCTTTGTCCCCGGGGCCTCATGGGAGGAAAAAAGGCCCAGCGCCTTTACCTAAAGCCTCGAATTATCAGACCCTCGGTGGTTATAATGGATTAGAGGGAGTTCCGTTTGTACTGAATTCAAAGCTACGTGGTTTGCCGAGTGATGCTTtg aaccAGTTCCCAGTGATAAAGAAACGAAGTCGTTTTGACTTGGACCGCGATTATTCCTATGCGTTCACCGTGGAGCGCCAAACGTGA
- the LOC110991837 gene encoding uncharacterized protein LOC110991837 isoform X1, translating into MSKVLSALGGALPDERPLLSLQIVESVAKCPTGYWPVSRTYDEDADAGLQRQTGLFGKKPSHYICLSKSEGVPGYVMDGVVVVGEREATPAGYSVAGRAGKRRLCTRVSRVVSAPHPAPTVTDVIVCSRMRSAPQGFLLAGEINGKVVCYKVSGGSGETSPTHHAEYENVISNNTPEANRSVSTFKQFKLLWNGCSGLRQVPERPPKLSPLVSDLNNLNLKSPSTYPKIEEFTSDHDYEALSPSYNIKPVRPAPRPPNKSPIPHGSPGPLSPGPHGRKKGPAPLPKASNYQTLGGYNGLEGVPFVLNSKLRGLPSDALNQFPVIKKRSRFDLDRDYSYAFTVERQT; encoded by the exons ATGTCAAAAGTGCTGTCTGCATTGGGCGGTGCCCTCCCCGATGAGAGACCTTTACTCTCCCTTCAAATTGTTGAAAGTGTCGCTAAGTGTCCAACAGGATACTGGCCAGTCAGCCGGACGTATGATGAGGATGCCGACGCTGGCCTTCAGCGCCAGACAGGCTTATTTGGAAAGAAGCCGAGTCATTATATATGCTTATCTAAATCAGAag GTGTACCTGGGTACGTAATGGATGGGGTGGTAGTAGTGGGTGAGAGAGAAGCGACTCCGGCCGGGTACAGTGTAGCAGGGCGCGCCGGGAAGCGGCGATTATGCACCCGAGTGTCCAGAGTGGTCTCTGCGCCGCATCCAGCTCCAACTGTGACTGATGTTATTGTTTGTTCGAGGATGCGGTCGGCACCACAGGGGTTTTTACTTGCCGG CGAAATAAATGGCAAAGTAGTGTGCTATAAGGTTAGCGGGGGGAGTGGCGAGACATCGCCCACGCATCATGCGGAATATGAAAATGTCATTTCTAATAACACGCCCGAAGCTAACAGGAG TGTATCgacatttaaacaatttaaattgctGTGGAATGGATGTTCGGG GTTACGACAAGTCCCCGAACGCCCACCAAAGCTATCACCACTCGTGTCAGACCTCAACAATTTGAATCTGAAATCTCCTTCAACGTACCCAAAAATCGAGGAGTTCACAAGCGATCACGATTATGAAGCCCTAAGTCCGTCATATAACATCAAACCAGTGAGACCAGCGCCTCGGCCTCCGAATAAGTCTCCGATCCCCCACGGGAGCCCTGGGCCTTTGTCCCCGGGGCCTCATGGGAGGAAAAAAGGCCCAGCGCCTTTACCTAAAGCCTCGAATTATCAGACCCTCGGTGGTTATAATGGATTAGAGGGAGTTCCGTTTGTACTGAATTCAAAGCTACGTGGTTTGCCGAGTGATGCTTtg aaccAGTTCCCAGTGATAAAGAAACGAAGTCGTTTTGACTTGGACCGCGATTATTCCTATGCGTTCACCGTGGAGCGCCAAACGTGA